In one Chitinophaga sancti genomic region, the following are encoded:
- a CDS encoding MBL fold metallo-hydrolase: protein MKSVFTALTIVFSQFAYAQTSFQVIPLGVKGGTDESNLSAYMIAPVGSDNYVCLDAGTLHYGIEKAIHAKLLSGNAADVLKRNIKGFLISHGHLDHLAGMVINSPDDSTKQIYGLDYCLDILKDKYFSWKSWANFADEGEKPLLNKYHYTQLSPGIEAPLQNTGMQVTAFPLAHSSPYQSTAFLVRHNEAYVLYLGDTGADSVEHADKLHQLWQQVAPLLKSKQLKGLFIEVSFANQQADKLLFGHLTPHWLMSELQDLASLAGASALKDFPVVITHIKPGGNREQLIPQQLKAYNPLQVKLIIPEQAKLLRF from the coding sequence ATGAAGTCTGTATTCACTGCACTTACCATCGTATTTTCCCAGTTTGCATATGCACAAACATCCTTCCAGGTCATCCCCCTGGGTGTGAAGGGCGGTACGGACGAAAGTAACCTGTCCGCCTATATGATCGCTCCCGTGGGGAGTGATAACTATGTATGCCTGGATGCCGGCACCCTGCATTACGGTATCGAAAAAGCGATACACGCAAAACTGTTAAGTGGGAATGCTGCCGATGTACTAAAAAGAAATATAAAGGGATTCCTGATCTCCCACGGGCACCTGGATCACCTGGCAGGGATGGTCATCAATTCTCCGGATGATAGTACCAAGCAGATCTACGGCCTGGATTATTGCCTGGATATCCTGAAGGATAAATATTTCAGCTGGAAGAGCTGGGCGAACTTTGCGGACGAAGGGGAGAAGCCTTTGCTGAACAAGTATCATTATACCCAGCTAAGCCCTGGAATAGAAGCGCCATTGCAAAATACAGGCATGCAGGTGACTGCCTTCCCGCTGGCACATTCCAGCCCATACCAGAGTACCGCTTTCCTTGTAAGGCATAATGAGGCCTATGTGCTCTATTTGGGTGATACAGGGGCAGATTCCGTCGAGCATGCTGACAAACTACATCAATTATGGCAACAGGTAGCACCCTTGCTGAAATCCAAACAATTGAAGGGCCTGTTTATAGAAGTATCTTTTGCCAATCAGCAAGCAGATAAATTGTTATTCGGACACCTGACGCCTCATTGGCTGATGTCGGAATTGCAGGACCTGGCTTCACTGGCAGGAGCGTCCGCTTTGAAGGATTTCCCGGTGGTAATTACACATATAAAACCAGGTGGAAACAGGGAGCAGCTGATCCCGCAACAGCTGAAGGCCTATAATCCCTTGCAGGTGAAGTTGATTATTCCTGAGCAGGCGAAGCTGCTTAGATTTTAA